One genomic window of Haloferax mediterranei ATCC 33500 includes the following:
- a CDS encoding ABC transporter ATP-binding protein: MADKILEVRGLSTRFFTEEGQVNAVENVSFDIEDGEIFGIVGESGSGKSVTALSVIDLIESPGRVTSGEVWYRNADLADEFRGSKPQAVDGDLVDIRQLSEGVRRSLRGPSFSMVFQDPMSSFNPSITVGEQIAEAVEVQRRARSNPRSTRSRTQGYGLGSLIVDTLVPSREYVSDESMERAVELLDQVGIPDPEDRANEYPHQFSGGMLQRAMIAQALAGEPDILVADEPTTALDVTIQAQILNLLRDLQEKEGMSILMITHDLGVIARMCDRVGVMYAGEVVERGSLADIFDNPVHPYTQGLLGSIPDVDDPAARLEPISGNVPSLIDSEMPNACFFADRCPKAMSDCLTRIPEYEVDGRHSARCVLVEQEYDPTESIEPEEVADD, encoded by the coding sequence ATGGCGGACAAGATTCTCGAAGTCCGTGGTCTCAGTACTCGGTTTTTCACCGAAGAGGGACAGGTCAACGCCGTCGAGAACGTCTCGTTCGATATCGAGGACGGCGAGATATTCGGTATCGTCGGTGAGTCGGGGTCCGGAAAGTCGGTCACCGCACTGTCGGTTATCGACCTCATCGAGTCGCCCGGTCGCGTGACCAGCGGCGAGGTCTGGTACCGCAACGCCGACCTCGCCGACGAGTTCCGCGGGTCGAAACCGCAAGCCGTCGACGGCGACCTCGTTGATATCCGACAACTCTCGGAAGGCGTCCGTCGGTCGCTCCGCGGCCCCTCGTTCAGCATGGTGTTTCAGGACCCGATGAGTAGTTTCAACCCCTCTATCACCGTCGGCGAGCAGATTGCCGAGGCGGTCGAGGTACAGCGCCGCGCCCGCTCGAACCCACGGAGTACGCGCTCTCGGACGCAGGGGTACGGTCTCGGTTCGCTCATCGTGGACACACTCGTCCCCTCGCGGGAGTACGTCTCCGACGAAAGCATGGAGAGAGCGGTCGAGTTGCTGGACCAAGTCGGTATCCCCGACCCGGAAGACCGCGCAAACGAGTATCCGCACCAGTTCTCCGGCGGGATGCTTCAGCGTGCGATGATTGCACAGGCGCTCGCGGGCGAACCCGACATCCTCGTCGCCGACGAACCGACGACGGCGCTCGACGTGACCATCCAAGCGCAGATTCTCAACCTGCTCCGCGACCTGCAGGAAAAAGAGGGGATGAGCATCCTGATGATTACTCACGACCTGGGCGTTATCGCTCGGATGTGCGACCGCGTCGGCGTCATGTACGCCGGTGAAGTCGTCGAGCGGGGGTCGCTCGCGGATATTTTCGATAACCCCGTCCACCCCTACACGCAAGGATTACTCGGGTCGATACCGGACGTTGACGACCCCGCCGCCCGTCTCGAACCCATCTCGGGGAACGTTCCGAGTCTCATCGACTCGGAGATGCCGAACGCGTGTTTCTTCGCCGACCGATGTCCCAAAGCTATGTCTGACTGTCTGACCCGCATTCCGGAGTACGAAGTCGATGGACGCCACAGCGCTCGCTGTGTCCTCGTCGAACAGGAGTACGACCCAACCGAATCTATCGAACCGGAGGAAGTAGCCGATGACTAA
- a CDS encoding ABC transporter permease, whose product MISERTRRNLRRELQRSLLAKIGIVVVVFMVAMAIFAPFVSPYSPSKQDLDNARQPPIGFSTKETKEVTKMENGSVVIENGEVVTETRTVYTNATLAHPLGTDGNGRDILSRLIYGARTSILVGLFGTSLAALIGVLVGLSAGFYRGRVDDLLMRSADIMLAFPSLVLAIALVGVWGQAQAPIPDPFVVTGLAPAFRSAVGLPTGMPETAVLPGTVIVVVALVNWVWFARVARGEALSIREEEYVKAAHALGASDGRTMLRHVLPNAITPILVLATIQVAAIILLESALSFLGFSGADVSWGFDIALGRQYQSTAWWISTMPGLAIVVTVIGLNLVGDWLRDALDPGIEGEGGV is encoded by the coding sequence ATGATATCGGAACGCACACGCAGAAACCTTCGCCGGGAACTCCAGCGAAGTCTTCTCGCGAAGATTGGTATCGTCGTCGTCGTCTTCATGGTCGCGATGGCGATCTTCGCGCCGTTTGTCTCGCCGTACAGTCCGTCTAAACAAGACCTCGACAACGCGCGCCAGCCGCCGATTGGCTTCAGCACTAAAGAGACGAAGGAAGTCACGAAGATGGAAAACGGGAGCGTCGTCATCGAAAACGGCGAAGTCGTCACCGAGACGCGAACTGTCTACACGAACGCGACGCTCGCCCATCCGCTCGGGACCGACGGAAACGGGAGAGACATCCTCTCTCGTCTCATTTACGGCGCGAGAACGTCCATCCTCGTCGGCCTGTTCGGAACGTCGCTCGCTGCACTCATCGGTGTCCTCGTCGGGTTGTCGGCGGGGTTCTACCGCGGACGCGTCGACGACCTGCTGATGCGGAGCGCCGACATCATGCTCGCGTTCCCCTCTCTCGTCCTCGCTATCGCCCTCGTCGGCGTCTGGGGACAAGCACAAGCGCCCATCCCCGACCCGTTCGTCGTGACTGGGCTCGCCCCGGCGTTCCGTTCCGCTGTCGGTCTCCCGACTGGGATGCCGGAAACTGCCGTGCTTCCGGGGACGGTCATCGTCGTGGTCGCCCTCGTCAACTGGGTCTGGTTCGCCCGCGTCGCGCGCGGTGAAGCACTCTCTATTCGCGAGGAAGAGTACGTGAAAGCCGCACACGCTCTCGGCGCGAGTGATGGGCGGACGATGCTTCGGCACGTCCTCCCCAACGCAATCACACCCATCCTCGTCTTGGCGACGATTCAGGTGGCCGCCATCATCCTCCTCGAATCCGCGCTGTCGTTCCTCGGGTTCTCCGGGGCCGACGTGTCGTGGGGCTTCGATATCGCCCTCGGTCGGCAGTACCAATCGACCGCGTGGTGGATTTCGACGATGCCCGGTCTCGCTATCGTGGTGACGGTCATCGGGCTAAACCTCGTCGGCGACTGGCTCAGAGACGCGCTCGACCCGGGTATCGAGGGCGAGGGAGGCGTCTAA
- a CDS encoding ABC transporter permease encodes MSLSRFLIKRSLQGLFVIWGVITVVFGLRFISPGDPANVLLPPDVDPEVRAQVIAELGLNEPLYIQYWEFISGVPVGDLGLSLVTRTPVTARVLAKLPATLELAIAATVVAIVIAIPLGVLSATRRHEPADYGATVFSLVGISTPNFWLGVMLIIVLSVQFNLFPTSQRPIGFDGIVGLLTSGNLDAAIDGFGTWLWHITLPAITLGTYFTALITRLTRSGMLDQLGQTYVRATRAKGLPETLVRYKHALRNTLIPVITVIGLQLGTLIGGAVITEAVFAWPGLGTLIINSINARDWPVLQGSLIVVAVGFVLVNILVDALYAYVNPQVAYD; translated from the coding sequence ATGTCCCTGTCGAGGTTCCTCATCAAGCGCTCGCTCCAGGGGCTGTTCGTCATCTGGGGGGTCATCACGGTCGTCTTCGGTCTCCGGTTTATCTCACCGGGCGACCCGGCGAACGTGCTCTTGCCCCCCGACGTCGACCCCGAGGTCAGAGCGCAAGTCATCGCCGAACTCGGGCTAAATGAGCCGCTGTACATCCAGTACTGGGAGTTCATCTCCGGGGTTCCCGTCGGCGACCTTGGGCTCTCGCTCGTGACTCGGACGCCGGTCACGGCCCGCGTCCTTGCGAAGTTGCCAGCGACGCTGGAGCTAGCCATCGCGGCGACCGTCGTCGCCATCGTCATCGCGATTCCGTTGGGCGTCCTCTCGGCGACTCGCCGACACGAACCCGCGGACTACGGAGCGACGGTGTTCTCGCTCGTCGGTATCAGCACCCCGAACTTCTGGCTCGGGGTGATGCTCATCATCGTCCTCTCGGTGCAGTTCAATCTGTTCCCGACGAGTCAGCGACCCATCGGTTTCGACGGCATCGTGGGGCTTCTCACCAGCGGTAACCTTGATGCGGCGATAGACGGCTTCGGAACGTGGCTGTGGCACATCACGCTGCCCGCCATCACGCTCGGGACGTACTTCACCGCGCTCATCACGCGACTCACCCGAAGCGGGATGCTCGACCAGTTAGGCCAGACCTACGTCCGTGCGACGCGGGCGAAGGGGCTCCCGGAGACGCTGGTCCGCTACAAGCACGCGCTTCGAAACACGCTTATCCCGGTCATCACCGTTATCGGGCTCCAACTCGGCACGCTCATCGGCGGGGCCGTCATCACGGAGGCCGTCTTCGCGTGGCCGGGACTCGGGACGCTCATCATCAACAGTATCAACGCCCGCGACTGGCCGGTCCTGCAAGGGTCGCTCATCGTGGTCGCGGTCGGCTTCGTCCTCGTAAACATCCTCGTAGATGCCCTGTACGCCTACGTCAACCCACAGGTGGCCTACGATTGA
- a CDS encoding ABC transporter substrate-binding protein, producing the protein MADNNSHINRRSYLKLAGGAAASAALAGCTGDDGEGTETTTTAGGGNETETTTTPSENGDTFDVTITQGQMPSGLDPHDHRETPTTIVVLHAYEGVLTRDADGAVQTALATNYERIEGENAVRFDLREGVTFHNGDELTPEDVAYSINRVVDEEVGFASPQSDQLAGVAGAEAIEGENAVKVNNDGLNPIVFSEFATYLDVMQQSWVENNDKSYIAQNVNGTGPFKLDSYTEDEVVVFSAYEEYWQERAAVDTLTFRAASEASTRVNQLLQGETDVIVNVPPQEVSRINNSDNASIAAAPSTRIIYNGLRYDLEPFDSVKFRQALNYAIDLESIVQNILGGFGAQTGQPTLPEFVGHNPDIDPYPYDPDMAEQLVEESGYAGAEIELNTPVGRYLKDLEVAQAVVGYIDELPNVTATVRQRDFGSLVDELLAGSIEKRPPWFLIGWGEATFDGGLVMEALLASDGTLTTWKNDEFDSLLEQAGNQSGEEREATLQEANALAHEQAPWIFLNQQFSVYGVNNAIKWEPRSDERIDAYAMSQP; encoded by the coding sequence ATGGCTGATAACAATTCACACATTAATCGCCGCTCATACCTCAAATTAGCAGGCGGCGCAGCGGCCTCGGCTGCACTCGCCGGCTGTACCGGTGATGATGGTGAAGGGACAGAGACGACGACTACAGCCGGTGGGGGGAACGAGACTGAGACGACCACGACGCCGTCGGAAAACGGCGATACGTTCGATGTGACGATTACACAGGGGCAGATGCCGTCCGGTCTCGACCCGCACGACCACCGCGAAACACCGACGACTATCGTCGTCTTGCACGCGTACGAGGGCGTGTTGACCCGCGACGCCGACGGCGCAGTACAGACCGCGCTCGCAACGAACTACGAGCGAATCGAGGGCGAAAACGCGGTTCGGTTCGACCTCCGCGAGGGCGTCACCTTCCACAACGGCGACGAACTCACTCCCGAAGACGTGGCGTACAGTATCAACCGCGTCGTCGACGAGGAAGTCGGCTTCGCGAGCCCACAGAGTGACCAACTCGCCGGTGTCGCCGGTGCGGAGGCAATCGAGGGCGAAAACGCCGTCAAGGTGAACAACGACGGCCTGAACCCCATCGTGTTCTCCGAGTTCGCAACCTACCTCGACGTGATGCAACAGTCGTGGGTTGAGAACAACGACAAGTCGTACATCGCACAGAACGTAAACGGGACCGGACCGTTCAAACTCGATTCGTACACCGAAGACGAAGTCGTCGTCTTCTCCGCGTACGAAGAGTACTGGCAGGAACGCGCAGCGGTCGATACACTCACCTTCCGTGCCGCATCCGAGGCCAGTACGCGCGTGAACCAACTCCTCCAAGGCGAAACGGATGTCATCGTGAACGTCCCGCCACAGGAGGTTTCGCGCATCAACAACTCCGACAATGCCAGCATCGCCGCGGCACCGTCGACCCGGATTATCTACAACGGGCTTCGGTACGACCTCGAACCGTTCGATTCGGTCAAATTCCGTCAGGCGCTGAACTACGCCATCGACCTCGAAAGTATCGTTCAGAATATCCTCGGTGGGTTCGGCGCACAGACGGGCCAGCCGACGCTTCCCGAGTTCGTCGGTCACAACCCCGATATCGACCCGTATCCGTACGACCCCGACATGGCCGAGCAACTCGTCGAGGAGTCCGGCTACGCCGGTGCCGAAATCGAACTCAATACGCCGGTCGGTCGGTATCTGAAGGACCTCGAAGTCGCACAGGCGGTCGTCGGCTACATCGACGAACTCCCGAACGTCACGGCGACGGTTCGTCAGCGTGACTTCGGGTCGCTCGTGGACGAACTCCTCGCAGGTTCTATCGAAAAGCGTCCACCGTGGTTTCTCATCGGCTGGGGCGAAGCGACCTTCGATGGCGGTCTCGTCATGGAAGCGCTTCTCGCGTCGGACGGGACGCTCACCACGTGGAAGAACGACGAGTTCGATTCGCTTCTCGAACAGGCCGGAAACCAGTCCGGCGAGGAGCGAGAGGCGACGCTCCAGGAGGCGAACGCACTCGCACACGAGCAGGCTCCATGGATATTCCTGAACCAGCAGTTCAGCGTCTACGGCGTCAACAACGCCATCAAATGGGAACCCCGCTCCGACGAGCGCATTGATGCATACGCGATGAGCCAACCGTAG
- a CDS encoding ribonuclease H family protein translates to MAVTGRPSLRDLFDESPTPHIAHPPRTHQRHFYVATDGSYRPNGGGLGVVIETRDGERVARIALPDVAPDNNVSEYRALHLGLDVLAHRAPPGSRVGVLIDHDDLAANVNNAVLASDHPDWKSPKRIVVPAGSEHHWRGIQARISGFEEIRAARIDSRENPAHPLANSPSEYEHVNRRPNRCVIPDPPEFETETDASYLPPSRFEGRASD, encoded by the coding sequence ATGGCCGTGACCGGCCGTCCTAGCCTCAGGGACTTGTTCGACGAGTCGCCGACGCCCCACATCGCACACCCGCCGCGGACGCACCAACGGCACTTCTACGTCGCGACGGATGGGTCGTACCGTCCGAACGGTGGTGGACTCGGTGTTGTGATAGAGACCCGCGACGGCGAGCGAGTCGCCCGTATCGCGCTTCCAGACGTCGCTCCGGACAACAACGTCTCGGAGTATCGAGCACTCCACCTCGGGTTGGACGTGCTCGCCCACCGGGCACCACCGGGTTCCCGTGTTGGCGTCCTTATCGACCACGACGACCTGGCAGCGAACGTCAACAACGCGGTTCTCGCCAGCGACCACCCAGACTGGAAGTCGCCAAAGCGCATCGTCGTCCCCGCCGGGAGTGAACACCACTGGCGCGGGATTCAGGCTCGAATCTCCGGCTTCGAAGAGATTCGTGCCGCCCGAATCGATAGCCGAGAGAACCCCGCACATCCGCTTGCGAACTCACCGAGCGAGTACGAACACGTCAACAGACGCCCCAATCGGTGCGTGATTCCGGACCCGCCGGAGTTCGAGACGGAAACGGACGCGAGCTACCTGCCGCCGTCCCGGTTCGAAGGTCGGGCGAGCGACTGA
- a CDS encoding twin-arginine translocase subunit TatC — protein MDTTGVVEPFDPRGYGLSPLAATLRCRAPRLIAGSLLVAVVVFFAARDPGYLSPTAGLRTDVFASGSPDLLVRLELAGLVGALVGGTHLVLLTGRDAAVDLRSAAKYLISAAAAFIIGVGLTWFVAPSVVDLLISTDRLASGSRQAILELELFLPVAGGLGMATAPLLVGLARSGALPSRLGERTKGMALLLTVAFAAFFSPPDPTTFALYAMPPLAGVAVAVAWIDFR, from the coding sequence ATGGACACGACGGGAGTCGTCGAACCGTTCGACCCCCGAGGATACGGGCTGTCGCCACTCGCCGCGACACTCAGATGCCGTGCACCGCGACTCATCGCCGGCAGTCTCCTCGTAGCGGTTGTCGTCTTCTTCGCCGCTCGGGACCCAGGATACCTTTCGCCGACTGCGGGACTCCGAACAGACGTGTTCGCCAGTGGCTCGCCTGACCTTCTCGTCCGCCTCGAACTGGCCGGACTCGTGGGTGCTCTCGTCGGCGGGACACATCTCGTCTTGCTGACCGGCCGCGACGCCGCGGTCGACCTCCGTTCGGCCGCGAAATACCTCATTTCTGCCGCTGCGGCGTTCATCATCGGGGTCGGACTGACCTGGTTCGTCGCTCCGAGCGTTGTCGACCTCCTCATCAGTACGGACCGACTCGCATCCGGGTCCCGGCAGGCAATCCTCGAACTCGAACTGTTCTTGCCCGTCGCTGGAGGACTCGGAATGGCTACTGCACCGCTCCTCGTCGGGTTGGCTCGGTCCGGGGCGCTTCCGAGCCGACTCGGTGAGCGGACCAAAGGGATGGCACTCTTGCTTACAGTGGCATTCGCCGCGTTCTTCTCGCCGCCGGACCCGACGACGTTCGCCCTCTACGCGATGCCGCCGCTGGCCGGTGTTGCGGTCGCTGTCGCGTGGATTGACTTCAGGTGA
- a CDS encoding NADP-dependent malic enzyme: MGLDDDSREYHRRDPPGKIEIATTKPTNTQRDLSLAYSPGVAAPCRDIDEDEDAAYEYTAKGNLVGVVSNGTAVLGLGDIGSQASKPVMEGKGVLFKRFADIDVFDVELDITDVDDFVAATKAMEPTFGGINLEDIKAPECFEIERQLRETMDIPVFHDDQHGTAIISGAALLNAADVLGKDLEDLEIVFSGAGASALATARFYVSLGAKKENITMCDSSGIITESRVSAGDVNKYKAEFAQDVEEGSLAHAMEGADVFAGLSVGGIVSQDMVRSMADNPIIFAMANPDPEITYEDAKNARDDTVIMATGRSDYPNQVNNVLGFPFIFRGALDVRATEINEAMKRAAAEALAELARQDVPDAVVKAYGDHPLQFGPDYLIPKPLDPRVLFEVAPAVAQAAMTSGAARERLDMNEYRERLEARLGKSREMMRVVLNKAKSDPKRVALAEGSNEKMIRAAYQMQEEGIAEPILVGDTTTILRKAEELGLEFDPTIANPHDGEWNHYVDHLYERRRRKGLTRTEAAELVQQDSNYFASVMVSMDDADAMLTGLTHHYPSALRPPLQLIGTAEDANYAAGVYMMTFKNRVVFCADTTVNLDPDEEILAEITKHTAELARRFNVEPRAALLSYSNFGSVRNEGTAKPRDAARLLQNDPEVDFPVDGEMQADTALVEDILEGTYDFAELDDPANVLIFPNLEAGNIGYKLLQRLGGAEAIGPMLVGMDKPVHVLQRGDEVKDIVNLAATAVVDAQQE, translated from the coding sequence ATGGGACTGGACGACGACTCACGAGAATATCACCGCCGGGACCCGCCCGGGAAAATAGAGATTGCCACGACAAAACCGACGAACACGCAGCGCGACCTGAGCCTCGCGTACTCCCCGGGTGTGGCGGCCCCGTGCCGGGATATCGACGAAGACGAAGACGCGGCATACGAGTACACCGCGAAGGGCAACCTCGTGGGCGTCGTTTCGAACGGGACGGCGGTCCTCGGTCTCGGTGATATCGGCTCGCAGGCGTCGAAGCCGGTCATGGAGGGCAAGGGCGTCCTGTTCAAACGCTTCGCCGACATCGACGTGTTCGACGTCGAACTCGACATCACCGACGTGGACGACTTCGTCGCCGCAACGAAGGCGATGGAACCGACCTTCGGTGGCATCAACCTCGAGGACATCAAGGCACCGGAATGTTTCGAAATCGAGCGACAACTCCGCGAAACGATGGATATCCCCGTGTTCCACGACGACCAGCACGGGACAGCCATCATCTCCGGGGCAGCACTGCTCAACGCCGCCGACGTTCTCGGTAAGGACCTCGAAGACCTCGAAATCGTCTTCTCCGGTGCGGGCGCGTCGGCGCTCGCAACAGCGCGATTCTACGTCTCGCTCGGCGCGAAAAAAGAGAACATCACGATGTGTGACTCGTCAGGTATCATCACCGAGTCACGCGTCAGTGCAGGCGACGTTAACAAGTACAAAGCCGAGTTCGCCCAGGACGTCGAAGAGGGCTCGCTCGCGCACGCCATGGAGGGAGCGGACGTGTTCGCCGGTCTTTCCGTCGGTGGCATCGTGAGTCAAGACATGGTCCGGTCGATGGCCGACAACCCCATCATCTTCGCGATGGCGAACCCGGACCCCGAGATTACCTACGAGGATGCCAAGAACGCCCGTGACGACACGGTCATCATGGCGACGGGTCGCTCGGACTACCCGAATCAGGTGAACAACGTTCTCGGCTTCCCGTTCATCTTCCGCGGTGCACTCGACGTGCGTGCGACTGAAATCAACGAGGCGATGAAGCGCGCCGCCGCCGAGGCACTCGCCGAACTCGCCCGGCAAGACGTACCCGACGCCGTCGTCAAAGCCTACGGCGACCACCCGCTGCAGTTCGGTCCCGACTACCTCATCCCCAAACCACTCGACCCACGTGTGCTGTTCGAAGTCGCGCCGGCCGTCGCGCAGGCGGCGATGACCTCCGGCGCGGCCCGAGAGCGCCTCGATATGAACGAGTACCGCGAGCGACTCGAAGCGCGCCTCGGCAAGTCCCGCGAGATGATGCGCGTCGTCCTCAATAAGGCGAAATCCGACCCCAAGCGGGTCGCCCTCGCCGAGGGGTCCAACGAGAAGATGATTCGCGCTGCCTACCAGATGCAAGAGGAGGGCATTGCCGAGCCAATCCTCGTCGGCGATACCACCACCATCCTGCGGAAGGCCGAAGAGTTGGGCCTCGAATTTGACCCGACCATCGCCAACCCCCACGACGGCGAGTGGAACCACTACGTCGACCATCTCTACGAACGCCGCCGTCGGAAGGGACTTACTCGTACCGAAGCGGCCGAACTCGTCCAGCAGGACTCGAATTACTTCGCCAGCGTGATGGTCTCCATGGACGACGCCGACGCGATGCTCACCGGTCTGACCCACCACTACCCCTCGGCGCTTCGACCGCCACTCCAGCTTATCGGCACGGCCGAGGACGCCAACTACGCGGCCGGTGTCTACATGATGACGTTCAAGAACCGCGTGGTCTTCTGTGCTGACACGACAGTCAATCTCGACCCCGACGAGGAGATTCTCGCGGAGATTACGAAACACACGGCCGAACTGGCCCGCCGGTTCAACGTCGAACCGCGCGCCGCACTCCTCTCGTACTCTAACTTCGGCAGCGTCCGTAACGAGGGAACTGCGAAGCCGCGTGACGCGGCGAGACTCCTCCAAAACGACCCCGAAGTGGACTTCCCGGTCGACGGCGAGATGCAGGCCGACACGGCCCTCGTCGAAGACATCCTCGAAGGGACCTACGACTTCGCGGAACTCGACGACCCGGCGAACGTCCTCATCTTCCCGAACCTCGAAGCGGGTAACATCGGTTACAAACTCCTCCAGCGCCTCGGCGGCGCGGAGGCCATCGGTCCTATGCTCGTCGGCATGGACAAACCCGTTCACGTCCTCCAGCGCGGCGACGAAGTCAAAGACATCGTCAACCTCGCAGCGACTGCGGTCGTGGACGCACAGCAGGAGTAA
- a CDS encoding M24 family metallopeptidase: MDERLASRADRLDTYLETHDIEAVWFARPNSFAWLLGGDNVVDRDAPIGVAAAGYDGEEFHVVTDNIEATRLLHEEVPHEDVRIHRYQWHEGSLASGVATVSPTPAAADFDVPGFDEVDASAVRQPLTEADIEAYRELGRDVASAVERVCRELEPQDTEHEVASGLRVTLHAMGIETPVALVGGARRAQKYRHYTPTEEELGDYALISVTAQRDGLYASCTRTVAFDAPDWLETRHEKTMQVEVEALAATKRVAAEGGTAADVFDSIRDTYDEVGKSDEWLNHHQGGAAGFAGREWFAAPDADDAVHVPMAYAYNPTIEGAKSEDTVLVTADDVEVLTATSQWPTRTVAAEDGSVELERPEILHIETE; encoded by the coding sequence ATGGACGAGCGACTCGCATCTCGGGCAGACCGCCTCGACACGTACCTCGAAACACACGACATCGAGGCAGTCTGGTTCGCCCGCCCGAACTCCTTCGCGTGGCTCCTCGGCGGCGACAACGTCGTCGACCGCGACGCACCCATCGGTGTCGCGGCCGCCGGCTACGACGGCGAGGAGTTCCACGTCGTGACCGACAACATCGAGGCCACGCGACTGCTCCACGAAGAAGTCCCGCACGAAGACGTTCGTATTCACCGCTACCAGTGGCACGAAGGGTCTCTCGCGTCCGGCGTCGCGACGGTTTCTCCGACACCTGCGGCCGCGGACTTCGACGTACCCGGATTCGACGAGGTGGACGCCTCGGCAGTTCGTCAACCACTCACCGAAGCCGACATCGAGGCGTACCGCGAACTCGGCCGCGACGTGGCGAGCGCCGTCGAGCGGGTCTGTCGAGAACTCGAACCGCAGGACACGGAACACGAAGTCGCCTCGGGCCTCCGCGTCACACTGCACGCGATGGGTATCGAGACGCCCGTCGCCCTCGTCGGCGGTGCCCGACGCGCCCAGAAGTACCGGCATTACACGCCGACCGAAGAGGAACTCGGAGACTACGCGCTCATCTCCGTGACGGCCCAACGGGACGGTCTTTACGCGAGTTGTACGCGAACCGTCGCGTTCGACGCGCCCGACTGGCTCGAAACGCGACACGAGAAGACGATGCAAGTAGAAGTGGAAGCGCTTGCGGCGACGAAGCGAGTGGCGGCCGAAGGGGGAACGGCGGCGGATGTGTTCGACTCCATCCGCGACACCTACGACGAGGTCGGCAAATCCGACGAGTGGCTGAATCACCATCAGGGCGGTGCCGCCGGATTCGCCGGACGAGAGTGGTTCGCCGCACCCGACGCGGACGATGCTGTCCACGTGCCGATGGCCTACGCCTACAACCCAACCATCGAGGGCGCAAAGAGCGAGGACACGGTGCTCGTCACGGCTGACGACGTCGAAGTGTTGACGGCGACAAGCCAGTGGCCGACTCGGACAGTCGCCGCCGAAGACGGGTCGGTCGAACTCGAACGCCCCGAAATTCTTCACATCGAAACGGAGTAA
- a CDS encoding COX15/CtaA family protein → MTPRLRRLLAGSAVLTGILMVLGVYTAAAGAGLTCAGRWPFCDGFLGLFPANWGSFLEWFHRLVAMITGFVILGTTIKAWREGVSKRVRYALVVATAILPFQIVLGALTVTEYEWVILTAHYVVATSIFTAIVAAAAWGLSNRGIPRIADAVRLALVGMPIMLVLAPHMFVSFGPLTQAVYYVVGLTTYGALLSATLWTSAAHGARADAYGRLKVSLAPASAIVVTLLIAGRQVYDPILQLAHLGGTVIALVLVVGAAVVVRGGLPIPQTSVTNDAD, encoded by the coding sequence ATGACACCTCGGCTTCGCCGCCTCCTCGCGGGGTCCGCCGTGCTGACTGGTATCCTGATGGTGCTCGGGGTTTACACCGCCGCCGCGGGTGCCGGACTCACGTGTGCCGGTCGCTGGCCCTTCTGCGACGGCTTCCTCGGACTGTTCCCGGCCAACTGGGGCAGTTTCCTCGAATGGTTCCACCGACTCGTCGCCATGATTACCGGCTTCGTCATCCTCGGAACGACGATAAAAGCGTGGCGCGAAGGCGTCTCGAAGCGCGTCCGATACGCACTCGTGGTCGCCACCGCCATCCTTCCGTTCCAAATCGTCCTCGGTGCACTCACCGTCACCGAGTACGAGTGGGTCATCCTCACCGCCCACTACGTCGTTGCCACATCAATCTTCACTGCGATTGTCGCCGCCGCCGCGTGGGGGCTTTCCAACCGCGGAATTCCCCGTATCGCCGACGCGGTCCGGCTGGCGCTCGTCGGGATGCCGATTATGCTCGTCCTCGCTCCCCACATGTTCGTCTCGTTCGGCCCGCTGACGCAGGCCGTATACTACGTCGTCGGTCTCACAACGTACGGCGCGCTCCTCTCCGCGACACTCTGGACCAGCGCCGCACACGGTGCGCGCGCAGATGCGTACGGCCGCCTCAAGGTATCCCTCGCACCCGCGAGCGCAATCGTCGTCACCCTCCTCATCGCCGGACGGCAGGTGTACGACCCGATACTCCAACTGGCTCATCTCGGCGGAACAGTCATCGCACTCGTCCTCGTCGTCGGTGCAGCGGTCGTCGTCCGCGGCGGTCTCCCAATCCCACAGACGAGCGTTACAAACGACGCAGACTGA